The DNA segment CGCCGATGTCGGCGCTAACCAAGTCTCCCACCACGCCTTCCGCCAATGCCTGATCCTTGGGTCCGCGTAATTGAAACCGGCCCTCTTCCAGCGCAATCAGGGTAAATTCCTTATGCAAATAACGATCCGGCACTTCGAATTGATCGATTTTCAATTGTTCGCCGCCCCAGGCCCAGCGGCTGAATCCCCACCAAGGTTGGGCAATGCCCTCGTGCTTGTCGTGCTTGCGGGCCAGGGTTTCGCCGATGACGGGAAAATAACGCGGTGAATACTCGACCATCAGATTCAGATCTTCCACCACCTTGCCCAAGACCGAACGCGAGCGCAAAATTTCCACTTCGCGCTGGGCACGAGGGTTTTCCGCTTCGGTGGAGGCACTGTTCGCCTCGCTGCGTATAGTGGTGGCAAGCAGCGCCTTGTTCTTGTCGATCCGGAGCAAGGCATCGGCCTTGTAAGTACGCGGCGCCAACACCAAATACACGGCGGTCACGCTCAGCACGGCCGCCAGCGCCAACAGAATGGTTTTTCTGCCTTCGATCAGCAGATCGACATAATCGCGGATACTGACGCCCTGCTCTTCTATCCTAGCCTGGTTAATCGGCGTAAATACCGGTGTGGCTTCATTTTGAGAATACATAGTTTTCATAACCTATTCGTTTGAAAATGATCAGTTCCCCTGTTTGAAAAAGAGGGGCTAGGGGAGATTATTTAAATAAATCCCCCTCGGTCCCCCTTTTTCAAAGGGGGAAAATCAATATCTACATCCCCATCATCGCGGCTTGCGACATGATCGCGGTGAACGAGCCCGGTAAAATCTGGTTCAGCACGCGCGACCATTGCGTCACGCCGGCCGTACCCACAAACAGTGTGTCGTGGGCCTGTAACGGAAATTGATCGGCTAAAATCATCGCATCCGGTGATTCGGCATTCAGTTGAAAAATCTCGGGATGCATATCGCCGGCGCGAATCACATAGATATCGCCGGGCCGCGAAGTATTGAAGTCCACCCCGGAAGCTTCGGCCAACGCCTGCGACAAGCTCATACGGCCCTTATTGATCTGTATCGCCTGCTGGCGATTGGCCTCGCCCATCACAAACACTTTGCTGTCTTTTTGATCGGCTATGTTCAGCACATCGCCGTCTTGCAACAGCAGGTTCTGGGTAGTCTGGCCTTTTTCATACAACGATTGCACATCCAGCTTGTAGAGTTTGCCGTCGCGGGCCAACGCCACATTGGCAAAATCGGAGTCCTTGGTAGCGCCGCCGGCGCGGCTAATGGCCTCGGCAACGGTCATCGGGGTTTCGTTCAGGGCGAGTACGCCAGGGTTTTTGACTTCCCCCACCACCGCTACCCGATGCGCTTGAAACGACAGCACGCGAATATCGAGTTTGACCTTTTTGAAATATTTGGACAGCTCGCGGGTCAAGTCCTCGCGCGCTTCGCTGACCGTCTTGCCGGCGACATGAATATTGCCGACATAGGGGTAATACAGGTCGCCATTCTCGTCCACTACCTTACCGGCCAACTCGGGCATGATTTTCTCGCCGCCGGGATCATTCAGTTCCGGATGCTCCCACACCGTGATTTGCAATCTGTCTTGAGGGCCGATGCGATAGCTGGTTTTGCTGCTATCCAGTGGTGGAAAGTTGTTGACCACTTGGCGCCGAGCCGTTTCGCGTTCGAT comes from the Methylomonas sp. LL1 genome and includes:
- a CDS encoding polysaccharide biosynthesis/export family protein, translating into MFRLIPIMLALLLPGCFLAPGMDMNSDGDMTEIELPTMKDGQLVKEKTRIVPITADLIIERETARRQVVNNFPPLDSSKTSYRIGPQDRLQITVWEHPELNDPGGEKIMPELAGKVVDENGDLYYPYVGNIHVAGKTVSEAREDLTRELSKYFKKVKLDIRVLSFQAHRVAVVGEVKNPGVLALNETPMTVAEAISRAGGATKDSDFANVALARDGKLYKLDVQSLYEKGQTTQNLLLQDGDVLNIADQKDSKVFVMGEANRQQAIQINKGRMSLSQALAEASGVDFNTSRPGDIYVIRAGDMHPEIFQLNAESPDAMILADQFPLQAHDTLFVGTAGVTQWSRVLNQILPGSFTAIMSQAAMMGM